The Pseudomonas sp. PDM14 genomic interval TGAAAGCAGAGCGCTGAAAACGACAAGGCCGCGATCATCGCGGCCTTGTTCATTATGGGCTCGAGCGCCCTACTCCTTCGGCTCGTCGAACTGCAGCGCCCCCTGCTCGAAGATGTTCAGCTTCTGGCGCAGGTCGCGCGGTTGCAGCGGCGCATCCGCTGCAGGTGCCTCGCCCGGCGCGGTCGCACCGTCCTCGGCGGGCGGCGCCTCACTTCCGGCGCCATCGCCACTCTGCCCACCCTCGATATCGCGCTGGGCCTTCTTGGTCAGGACGATGATGTCGATGCGGCGGTTGACCGGATTGAGCGGATCCTCGCGATCGAACAGTGCCGAGGAGGCATAGCCAACCACGCGCGCCACGCTGTCATCCGGGTAACCGCCGGCGACCAGCGCACGCCGCGCGGCGTTGGCCCGATTGGCCGAGAGTTCCCAGTTGCCAAAGTCACCGGTACCGGCGAACGGCTTGGCGTCGGTGTGGCCGCTGACGCTGATCTTGTTCGGCACGGTCATGATGGTTTCCGCGAGGATCAGCAGGATGTCTTCGAAATACGGCTGTAGGCGCGCGCTGCCGAGGTCGAACATCGGCCGGTTCTCGGCATCCATGATCTGGATTCGCAGGCCGTCCTGGGTGATCTCGAAGAGGATCTGGTCCTTGAATTTCTGCAGCTGCGGGTTCTCGTCGACCTTGGTCTGCAGCTCCTGCAGCAACAGTTCCAGACGCTCCTTCTCGACCTGCTCGGCAAGCTTTTCCGCCTGCTCGGCGTCGGCGGCCTGCATGTCGTTCACCGAGTCGACCGATGACTCGGGGGCGTCCGGTGAATCCTTGATATCCGGGTTGAGCGTACGGTCCGGCGCCGGGGTCGGCGTACCGCCCAAGTCGATGACATAGGGGCTGGCACTTTCGGTGAAACCGATGGGATCCTGGAAGTAACCGGCAATGGCTTTCTTCTGCTCCGGGGTGGCCGAGGACATCAGCCACATCACCAGGAAGAACGCCATCATCGCCGTGGCAAAGTCGGCGAAGGCGATCTTCCAGGCGCCACCGTGGTGGCCGCCAGCGATCTTCTTGACGCGCTTTACGATAATCGGCTGGTTGTTTTCCATGGGCCTTAGCTACCGCGCATGGCCTGTTCGAGTTCGCTGAAGCTCGGTCGGTGCGCGGGGAACAGCACTTTGCGCCCGAACTCCACGGCCAGAGTTGGCGGCATGCCCGAGGCGGAGGCCACCAGGGTCGCCTTGATCGCTTCGTAGAGGTTCAATTCTTCCTTGGCATCGTGCCCCAGCGCATCGGCCAGCGGACCGAAGAAGCCGTAGGACGCCAGAATGCCGAGGAACGTACCGACAAGAGCGGTACCCACTTTCTCGCCGATCTGCGCGTTGTCCGCGGACGCCAGGATCGACATGGTGATCACGATACCCAGCACCGCCGCCACGATACCCATGGCCGGCATGCCGTCCGCGACCTTGGCCACAGCGTGGGAGGGGTGCTCCAGTTCTTCTTTGATGCCATTGAGTTCCATGTCGAACAGGCCCTCCAGCTCGTGCGGAGCCATGTTGCCGGACGACATGATGCGCAGGTAGTCGCAGATGAACGCCGTCATGGCCGGATCCTTGAGCACCGACGGGTACTTGCTGAAGATCGGACTGGCAGCGGGGTCCTCGACATCGGCCTCGATGGCCATCATGCCCTCGCGCCGGCTCTTGTTGAGGATCTCATAGAGCAGCTTCAGCACTTCCAGGTAGAAGCCGTGGGTGAAACGCGAGCTGAACATCTTCAGCGACTTCTTGAAGACAGTCATGAAGGTGCTGCCCGGGTTCGCCTGGAGGAACGCACCCAGTGCGGCACCGCCGATGATCATCACCTCGAAGGGGTGGATCAACGCCATGAACTTGCCGCCCGACAGAATGAAACCGCCGAGCACACTGCCGAATACGACCAAAATGCCGAGAATTTTTGCCATGAAGAAATGAACTTAAGAAGGTGAGTCGGAGGGGCTCGTTGAAAACAACCCTTCTATTTATCGGAACTATTGCGCCAGACTATAGCCAGTAAAGGCGAAAAGCCAGTTTGGCTCAAGCAGCATGAACTCTCCGAAGACCGCACCGCAGACACTCGAGGCCTGGCTCAAGCAGCTGGATGGGGTCCGTTTGCCCGTTGCCGCCAGCCAGCAGGAACTGGTACGTCGCAACCTGGTCGACAGCCGCCGCTCGCTGCGCGACATCTCGGACGTGGTGCAGAACAGCCCGGCTATCGCCCTCACTCTGATGCGCGCAGCCAATCGCAGCAGCAGCGGCTTCAGCGAACCCGCCGAAAGCCTGGAGATGGCGCTCAACCGCCTCGGCCTGAAGCGCGCCGAAGCGATCGTCATGCAGATGCCTGCCCTCGCCGACGACGACATGCCGCCAGCCCTGGCCCAGCTGCAGCTGATCAGCCTGCACGCCGCCCAGCAGGCCAGCGGTCTGTTCGCCGCGCGCCTGGCGCGCCTGTGGCAGGAGATTCACTGGAGCAGCCTGCTGTTTCTCGCCCCGCTCTGGCCGCTGGTCTACGCCCGCCCGGAACTGCTCGGCATCTGGGAGCAACGCGTGCTGGCCAAGGGCGAGCCGGCCGCACGGGTCGAGCGCGAACTGCTCGGCGTATCGCTGATCCAGCTGGGCCTGGCCCTGGCCCAGCACTGGCGCCTGCCGGAGTGGATCGCGCAGGGCTATTGCCTGCTCGCCGAGGACCGCCGCCTGCTGGTCAAGGCCCTGCACATCGCCCATGACAATGAGCACCCGCTGCACCAGCAGCAGATGCTCGACGACGACCCGCACCTGCGCCGCTGGCTGACCCACCCGGGCAACAGCATCCTGCTGGCCAACGGCCTGGCCGTGTCCGCGCACCACAACTGGAGCTGCCCGCACACCCTGCGCTGGCAGCGCCTGACCGGTCTGTACCTGCAGGTGCCGCTGGGCGAAGTGCAGCAACTGATCCACCAGCAGGCCGCACAGAGCGCCCGCCAGCACGCCGCCCCCAGCCTCTGGCACCCGGCCATTGCCCTGTTGTGGCCATGGGATGCTTGCCGCCTGCGCCTGCCGCCCGCCACCGTGGAAGCCAAGGCCGAGCCGAATGAATGGAAGGAACAGTGCTCGCGCCTGCTGGCACCGACCACGCCGTTCGCCAACGTCATCCAGCTCACCGACTGCGCCCGCACGGCCCTGGTCGCCAGCGGCATGCCGCGCGTCCTGCTGCTACTCGCCGACCGCAATCACACCCGCCTCATCGCGCAGCAGGCCGCCGGCCTCCCGGATGGTGCCGCCCAGCTGCGCCTCGACCCGACCCACAGCCAGGTACTGCGCAAGCTCCTCGCCCAGCCTGGCCAGCTGCGCATGACCCCTGCCAACATCGCGCAATTCTCTCCCCTGCTGCCCGGCCAGTTGAAGACCCTGTTCCCCAGCGAGCACCTGCTGCTGCGCTCGCTGGCCAGCAACGAGCGCGTGGTCATGCTGCTGGTCGCCGACCAGAACGGTGCGCCGATCAGCGATCAGCAGCTGCAGGTATTCGGTAAAACCGTGCAATGCATCGAGCGCGGCCTGGCCACCTTCGCCCGTCGTGGTGGATAGGCTTTCCGCTACAATCCGCTCCCCCATTCCCGTCTTCGGAGACCCCGCATGTCCGCCTTCTCCGCCCTGCCGCTGGTGATCGAGCCGCACGACCTGGCCGCCCGCCTGACGACGCCCGAGCTGATCCTGGTCGACCTGAGTCCTGCCGCGCGTTATGCCGAGGGCCATATTCCCGGTGCACGCTGGATCGACAGCAAGCGCACCCAGTTCGGCCAGCCACCGGCTCCGGGCCTGGCGCCGGAACAGGCGCAACTGGAAAACCTGTTCGGCGAACTCGGCCATGGTCCCGACGCGGTGTACGTGGTCTATGACGACGAAGGCGGCGGCTGGGCCGGGCGCTTCATCTGGCTGCTGGACGTGATCGGCCATCACCGCTATCACTTTCTCAATGGCGGCCTGCGGGCCTGGCTCGGCGACGGCCTGGCGCTGTCGCACGACGTACCGCCAGCGGCCAGTGCCCCCGTCAGCCTGACGCTGAGCGACGCACCCACCGCCACTCGCGAATACCTGCAGAGCCGCCTCGGCGCCGCGGACCTGGCCATCTGGGATGCTCGCGCACCGGCCGAATACAGCGGTGAGAAAGTGCTGTCGGCCAAGGGCGGGCACATCCCCGGCGCAGTGAACTTCGAATGGACCGCCGGCATGGACCCTCAACGCAGCCTGCGCATTCGCGCCGACATGGCCGACGTGCTCGCCCAGCTGGGCATCACGCCGGACAAGGAGGTCATCACCCATTGTCAGACGCACCGCCGCTCCGGCTTCACCTACCTCGCCGCCAAGGCGCTGGGTTATCCGCGGGTCAAGGCCTACGCCGGCTCATGGTCGGAATGGGGCAACCTTGCGGATACGCCGGTCGAGCACTGAGCGACTCTGTATCGGCGACGCCTGCAAAAATCGCCTCGGCAGGCGCCGCCTCAGCCCGTAAACTGCGCGCCACTCTGCTCTTTTCGCCTGACTCCGCCGCTGCCGGCGGAGCCGAGAAACAGGTCCGAACCTGCAAGGAATTTTCATGAAACAGCGTCTCTTCATCCTCAGCCAGTACCTGCTGCCACACCACCTGCTGTCGCGCCTGATCGGCTTTGCCGCCGAATGCCGCGCCAGCTGGCTCAAGGACCGCCTGATCGGCTGGTTCGCCAAGCAGTACCAGGTCGACATGAGCGAAGCCCAGGTCGAAGACCTGACCGCCTACGAGCACTTCAACGCCTTCTTCACCCGCGCCCTCAAAGACGGTGCACGCCCGCTCGACGACGCCCCGGGCGCGATCCTCTGCCCGGCCGACGGCGCCGTCAGCCAGCTCGGCCCGATCGAACAGGGTCGTGTGTTCCAGGCCAAGGGTCACAGCTACAGCGTGCTCGAACTGCTCGGCGGCGATGCCGAGCGCGCTGCGCCATTCATGGGCGGCGACTTCGCCACCATTTACCTCTCGCCTAAGGACTACCACCGCGTGCACATGCCGCTCGGTGGCACCCTGAAGGAAATGGTCTACGTTCCCGGCCGCCTGTTCTCGGTCAACCAGACCACCGCGGAAAACGTCCCCGAACTGTTCGCCCGTAACGAGCGCGTGGTCTGCCTGTTCGATACCGAACGCGGGCCGATGGCCGTGGTATTGGTCGGCGCAATGATCGTCGCCAGCATCGAAACCGTCTGGGCCGGCCTGATCACCCCGCCGAAGCGCGAGCTGAAGACCACCCGCTACGATGAAGCTGCACGCGCCGCCATCGAGCTGGACAAAGGTGGCGAACTGGGTCGCTTCAAACTGGGCTCGACCGCCATCGTGCTGTTCGGCCCTCAGCAGGTGCAATGGGCCGAAGGCCTGGTTGCCGGCAGCCCGGTACGCATGGGCCAGGCCCTGGCCCAGCCGCGCAACGCCTGAGGCATGCCCGCACCGCACACACCACCGGCGTCGCCCTGGGCGCGCCTGCGCAGCCTGCTCGGCTGGGGCAAGGATGCCACCAGCCACCTGGAAAAATACCTGGCCACCCTGGGCGCACTGATCGGCATCGGTCTGATCTACGCCGTCACCCACTGGCTGCTGCCGAGCGAGGCCGCGCTGTGGGTCGTCGCCTCGATGGGCGCCAGCGCTGTGCTGCTGTTCGTCGTACCGCACGGCGCCCTATCGCAACCCTGGGCAGTGATCGGCGGCCACGGTCTCTCCGCGGCAGTCGGCGTGGCGTGCCAGATGCTCCTGCCCGACTCGCCGTTCACCCCGGCACTGGCCGTGGCGTTGGCGATCTTGGTGATGCAGTACGCCCGCTGCATCCATCCGCCGGGCGGTGCCACTGCCCTCAGCGCCGTGATTGGCGGCCAGGCCGTTCACGACCTCGGCTTCGCCTTCGTGCTCAGCCCGGTGCTGCTCAACGCGGCAGTGATGCTGCTGGTTGCCGTGCTGTTCAACTGCCTGTTCCCCTGGCGCCGTTATCCCGCAGCGCTGGCCCGGCAACCCGCACCGATCAGTAATCCGGGCGGGTTGAGCCCGGAAGATTTCTACCATGCGCTGCGCCAGGTGGACTCCTACATCGACATCCGTTTCGATGACCTGCTGGAAATCGTCCAGCTGGCGCAGCAGCACGCCCAGGCCCAGCGCCTGGAGGCGGCCGACATCGTTCTTGGCGCCTGCTACAGCAATGGCCAGCCGGGCAATGCCTGGGCCGTACGCCAGGTGATCGACGCCGGCAAACCGGGGCGCGGCATGCGCGACCAGGTGATCTACAAGGTGCTGGCCGGCGCAGGCCAGGGCAATACCGGCGTGTGCCGCCGTCAGGACATGGCCGCCTGGGCATCCAGCGCGGTGCTGCGGGTTGACGACGGCTGGGTGCGCGTCAGCCCCGGCGAGTCGGTGGCCGGCTTGCCCACGAATACCTGAGGGAACGGCGACATCCGTGTCACGGTCTCAATCAATAGTCTGGCCCTGTGCCAGAACCCTGGCTGCAGCTCTGGCGCGATACTGCTAGAGTTCGGAAAACCGTCAGCCGACGAGCCTTTCTGGAATAAGCGCCAGAGCCAACGGACAACGATTTGGTATGGATAAACAAAGCCCTCACCTGCATTTGCGCGTTCCCGTTCCCGACAAGCAGGGGCTGTCTTTTTGCGATGCGAGTCCGCGCGACCTGAAACGCTGGATTGCCGGTTTGCCCAAGGCCAATATCGGTGAAACTGCACGCCAGCTCTACCAGAGCCTGGTCGAACTCAACCAGCTGAAAACCCCGACGGAAAACCGTCTGCAACTGCTCGAACTGCTGCGCCCCGAGGTGTACTTCGTCTGTCGCCACCTGGAGCGGCACTTCCTCAATCAGTCGATCGTTCTCGATGAACGCCCGCGCAAGGTCGCCAACCTCTGCCAGGCCCTGCAGAACCACCTGGCCATCGGCTACAAGTTGATCGTCGCCCGCGAAGTGCCTCGCTTCGGCAAGGACCGCGCCCAGGTGCTGACCATCGCCCTGCAGCGCGCCAGCCATGCGCTTTACGGCCCGCTGATACGCGCCAGCCAGCTCTATTGCCCGGTGCCGGAAGGCCTGTGGCTGGAGCTGCACCAGCTCAACCGCATTGCTCGCCAGTTCAGCCTGCAACGCACTCAAGTGGTCGACAGCCAGTCCAGCTGCAAGAGCCTGAGCCAGGAGCAGACCTACCTCGCCGCGCTGCTACTCGGTTGCGCCCGCTGCAACCAGATGCGCCAGAGCGGCATCGCCCGGCTCGCCGAGGCCCTGGAAGGCTGGAGCGCGATGGCCAGCCTGCAACCTGCCGACCAGCCGCAGAGCCTGTTCGTGGTCGCCCCCCAGCAGGACGGTCCGCCTCGCTACAAGTCGCTGTACAAGGACAGCGACCTGCACAACCTGATAGGCCTCGATCCGCATGTGCTGGTCGACGCGATCAAGGAGCACCTGCTGCTGCCAGCGGAGTCGCGCGATCCTCAGCGCCTCACGGTCCCCGACGGCATGAGCCTGGATCTGCTGCAGCACCTGAGCTCGGCCTGGGGCGACATCTCCGAGCGCACCTTCCAGCGCAGCGTCGGCCGCGGCAGCCTGACCCTGTGCATCGGCATGAGCGCCGTGCACTTCTTCCTCGCCGGGCAGAAGAACTTCAACGACGTGCTCAAACGCCCGGAAGAAACCAAGGCCGCCGTGTTCAAACCGATCAACAAGGATGAGCCGGACATCTGGTCCGGCGCCTTCGATGCCCAGGCCGTGAACAACTGGGAAAACGGCCTGCCGTTCGAGGAAATCCAGTTCCGCCGGCCCAATGCCAACGCCGAGGAAGACCTCGCCAACAAGGCCGAGACCTACCCGCTGTACGAGCTGCCGATCATCAACCACAGCCCCGGCGGTTATTGCTTGAGCTGGCAGAAAGACGTGCCGACGCAAATGCAGGCCGGCGAACTGCTGGGTATCCAGGACGCCCCGAACCAGGCCTGGAGTGTGGCGGTGGTGCGCTGGATTCGCCAGGTCCGCGGCGGCGGCACGCAGATGGGCATCGAGCTGATCGCCCCGCAGGCGCAGCCCTGTGGCCTGCAACTGGTGCGCAAGAGCGAGCAGAACAGCCACTACCTGCGCGCTTTGCTGCTGCCGGCAATCAGCGCGATCTCCCGCCCGGCCACCCTGCTCACTCCGCGCCTGCCGTTCCAGGAAAGCAACAAGGTCAGCATCAACCTCAATGGCCAGGAACTGCGTGCGATCCTCAGCCGCCGGCAGACCAGCACCGGCAGTTTCAGCCAGTTTGAGTACCGCAAACTGGACGATGAAACCCCGACGTCCGGGACCTCCGTCACAGCCCCGAGCAGCCCTGCCAAGGGCGGCGAGGAAGACTTTGACTCACTCTGGAAGTCGCTGTAGATTGCCAAGACCCTACCTTTTGTCGCCTTTTTGCGCCCGTTCTTCGGCGCCGCACAGATAAGCCATGGCCATCGAGAAAAAAACTATACGTCTGCTGATTCTTGAGGATTCGCAGAACGAGGCCGAGCGCCTGGTTAGCCTGTTCCGCAATGCCGGCCGCGCCACGCGCGTACATCGCATCACCTCGAGCGACAACCTGGCCGAAGCCCTGCAGCAGAGCTGGGACCTGCTGATCACCGCACCGAGCAGCGAGAACCTCGACCCCAACGAAGCGATCACCGCCATCCGCCGCCAGGCCAAGGACATTCCGGTGATCCAGCTGATCGACGGCAACGACTCCGACGCCGTGACCGAGGCCCTCAGCCTCGGCGCCCAGGACGCCCTGCCGCAAGGCGAAGACGAACGCCTGATTCTGGTCGCCAACCGTGAGCTGGCCAACCTCGAAGAACGCCGTGCGCGCCGCTCCGCCGAAGTCGCCCTGCGCGAAGCCGAGAAGCGCTGCCAGTTGCTGCTCGACAGCTCGGTGGATGCCATCACCTACGTTCACGACGGCATGCACATCTACGCCAACCGCGCGTACCTGCAGCTGTTCGATTACGAGGATGCCGACGAACTCGAAGGCATGCCGATGATCGACCTGATCGCCAGCGAGAACCAGGCGGCGTTCAAGGACTTCCTGAAGAACTACTCGGCCGACGGCACCGCCGAACTGGCCTGCACCGGGGTCAAGGCCGACGGCCAGCGCTTCCAGGCGCGCATGGGCTTCTCGCCCGCCACCTACGACAGCGAACCCTGCATCCAGGTGGTGATCCGCGCCGAAAACGACAACGCCGAACTGGAAGAAAAGCTGCGCGAAATCAGCAGCCAGGACCTGGTCACCGGCCTGTTCAACCGCACCCACTTCCTTGAGCTGATGGATGGCGCCGCACAGCGCGCGGTGACCGCCGGCGAAGTCGCCAGCCTGGCCTATATCCGCGTCGATCGTTACGCCACGCTGCTGGCCGAAGTCGGCCTGGCCGGCATCGATATGCTGCTCACCGATATCGCCCATCTGTTGCGCGCGCATTTCCCGGGCAATGCCCAACTCGCCCGCTTCGGTGACGACGTGTTCGCCGTGTTGCAGCCGGGCATCGCTCCCGAGCAGTCCACCGAGCAACTGACCAGCCTGCTGGCCAAGGTCGAAGGCCATCTGTTCGACGTCAGCGGCCGCACCGTACAGACCACCCTGTCGATCGGCGTCGCCGGCCTCAGCGAGAAGACCGCCAAGGCCCAGGAAGTGGTCGACCGCGCGCACCGCTGTGCCGACGAACTCGGCGATGGCAACGCGATCAAGCTGTACAACCCGGCCGACGAACTGGCCGCCGCCGCCAGCCGCGGCAGCCTGGTGGCGATGGTCCAGCAGGCACTGGAGAACAACAGCTTCCGCCTGCTTTTCCAGCCGATCATCAGCCTGCGCGGCGACAGCGAGGAGCACTACGAAGTGCTCCTGCGCCTGCTCAGCCCGCAGGGCGATGAGGTCCCGCCGACCGATTTCCTCAATGCCGCGCGCGATGCCGGGTTGGCCGAGAAGATCGACCGCTGGGTGATCCTCAACTCGATCAAGCTGCTCGCCGATCACCGCAGCAAGGGCCACGCCACCCGCCTGTTTGTGCACATGTCCGCCAGCAGTCTGCAGGACCAAACCCTGCTACCGTGGCTCAGTGTCGCCCTCAAGGCTGCGCGCCTGCCATCCGATGCGCTGGTATTCCAGATCAGCGAGCCGGACGCCATCGCCTACCTCAAACAGGCCAAGGCACTGACCCAGGGCCTGGCCGAGCTGCACTGCAAGGTCGCCCTGAGCCAGTTCGGCTGCGCGCTGAACCCGTTCAACACGCTGAAGTACCTGAGCGTGGACTTCGTCAAGGTCGATGGCTCGTTCTCCCAGGACCTGACCTCGGCGGAAAATCAGGAGGCGCTGAAGACCCTCCTGGCCAGCCTGCATGCCCAGGCCAAGCTGACCATCGTGCCGTTCGTGGAGAGCGCCAGCGTGCTGGCAACGCTGTGGCAGGCCGGGGTCAACTACATCCAGGGCCATTACCTGCAGGGCCCGAGCCAGTCGATGAACTACGACTTTTCCTCCGGCGACGAGTGATCGCGCCACCCGCCCATAAAAAAACCGCCCTTCGGCGGTTTTTTTATGACGGCGAAACTGTCACTCACTACCGTCGCGGTCACGGAAACCCAGCAGGTAGAGGATACCGTCCAGCCCCAGGGTGGAGATCGCCTGCTTGGCCGACTGCTTGACCAGCGGCTTGGCGCGGAACGCCACGCCCAGACCAGCCAGACCGAGCATCGGCAGGTCGTTGGCGCCATCACCGACGGCGATGGTCTGCTCCAGGCGCAGGCCTTCCTTGTCCGCCAGCTCGCGCAGCAGATCGGCCTTGCGCTGGGCGTCGACAATAGGCTCGACGGCCACGCCAGTGACCTTGCCATCGACGATCTGCAGCTCGTTGGCGAACACATAGTCGATACCGAGCTTGGCCTGCAGCTGCTTGGCGAAATAGCTGAAGCCACCGGAGAGAATCGCCGTTTTGTAGCCCAGGCGCTTGAGCTCGGCGAACAGCACTTCGGCGCCTTCGGTCAGGCGCAGCGAGGCGCCGATATCGGCCAGCACGGTTTCCGGCAGCCCCTGCAGCAGCGCCATGCGCTCCTTGAAGCTGGCACGGAAATCCAGCTCGCCACGCATCGCTCGTTCGGTGATCTCGGAAACCTTGTCACCCACGCCGTAAGCCTTGGCCAGCTCGTCGATGACCTCGGCCTCGATCAGCGTCGAGTCCATGTCGAACACCGCCAGACGGCGGTTGCGGCGGAACAGCGAGTCACGCTGGAAGGCGATGTCGACGTTCAGCTCCTGGGCCACGCTGAGGAATTCGGCACGCAGCGCCACCGCATCGGCCGGCTCGCCACGCACGGAGAACTCGATGCAGCCCTTGCCTTGGTCGGCAGGGGTGTCCAACGGCATGCGCCCGGACAAGCGATCGATGTGGTCGATGTTGAGGCCGTATTTGGCGGTAATCGAGCTGACCCGCTGCAGCTGCTCGGCGGTGACCTTGCGCGTCAGCAGGGTGACGATGTAGCGCGGCTTGCCCTGACCGCCGACCCACTGCTGGTAGTCCGACTCGGAGACCGGGGTGAAGCGCACCTGCTGATCGAGTTTGTAGGCGGTGAACAGCACGTCCTTGAGCACCGAAGAGGCCTGCTCGGTATCCGGGATTTCCACCAGGATGCCGAACGACAGGGTGTCGTGGATCACCGCCTGGCCGATGTCGAGGATGTTCACGCCGCCCTGGGCGAGGACCCCGGTGACGGCTGCGGTCAGCCCCGGGCGATCTTCCCCGGTGATGTTGATCAGGACGATTTCGCGCAAGGCGGCAACTCCCAGGCTCGCAATTGGATCGACGAGGCGCGGCGGCCCCATGAAAAGGCGCACATTCTAACCAGTTTCACCGATGACAGGGCACGTGCGCCGCTTTGCCCTCCGGGGGGTGGTGGTTATACTGCGCGACAATTCCATTTCAAGAAGAGCCGCGCTCTGTGAACCGGCCCGCTCAGGTCAAACCCGACAATTTCTTCCTCCTGCTGTTTCACGCCCTGCGTCAACGGCGCGTACCGCTGGCCTTGCGTATCGCCAGCCACAGCCTGCTGCTGGTCGCCCTGGCGCTGGTGATCTACGCCTGGGTGATGGGCATGCAGTTCAAGCAGGCCATGCAGCAACAGGCCGACGCCGTGGGCCGCAGCCTGATCGTGCAGACCGCCACCTCGGCCACCGAGCTGCTGGTGTCCAACGACATCCTCAGCCTCAACGTCCTGCTCAGCAACCTGGTGAAGAACCCGCTGGTGGCCCACGCGGCGATCTACAGCGTGGACAACCGCATCCTCGCCGAAGCCGGCTCGCGCCCCAGCCAGAGCCTGCTCGGCGAGACCGAAGGCCTGTATTCCACGCCGATCACCTTCCAGGAAGTGATGGCCGGGCAATTGCGCATCAGCCTGGACATGGAACAGTTCCAGCAGCCGA includes:
- the asd gene encoding archaetidylserine decarboxylase (Phosphatidylserine decarboxylase is synthesized as a single chain precursor. Generation of the pyruvoyl active site from a Ser is coupled to cleavage of a Gly-Ser bond between the larger (beta) and smaller (alpha chains). It is an integral membrane protein.) — its product is MFMKQRLFILSQYLLPHHLLSRLIGFAAECRASWLKDRLIGWFAKQYQVDMSEAQVEDLTAYEHFNAFFTRALKDGARPLDDAPGAILCPADGAVSQLGPIEQGRVFQAKGHSYSVLELLGGDAERAAPFMGGDFATIYLSPKDYHRVHMPLGGTLKEMVYVPGRLFSVNQTTAENVPELFARNERVVCLFDTERGPMAVVLVGAMIVASIETVWAGLITPPKRELKTTRYDEAARAAIELDKGGELGRFKLGSTAIVLFGPQQVQWAEGLVAGSPVRMGQALAQPRNA
- the motB gene encoding flagellar motor protein MotB, translating into MENNQPIIVKRVKKIAGGHHGGAWKIAFADFATAMMAFFLVMWLMSSATPEQKKAIAGYFQDPIGFTESASPYVIDLGGTPTPAPDRTLNPDIKDSPDAPESSVDSVNDMQAADAEQAEKLAEQVEKERLELLLQELQTKVDENPQLQKFKDQILFEITQDGLRIQIMDAENRPMFDLGSARLQPYFEDILLILAETIMTVPNKISVSGHTDAKPFAGTGDFGNWELSANRANAARRALVAGGYPDDSVARVVGYASSALFDREDPLNPVNRRIDIIVLTKKAQRDIEGGQSGDGAGSEAPPAEDGATAPGEAPAADAPLQPRDLRQKLNIFEQGALQFDEPKE
- the motA gene encoding flagellar motor stator protein MotA, whose protein sequence is MAKILGILVVFGSVLGGFILSGGKFMALIHPFEVMIIGGAALGAFLQANPGSTFMTVFKKSLKMFSSRFTHGFYLEVLKLLYEILNKSRREGMMAIEADVEDPAASPIFSKYPSVLKDPAMTAFICDYLRIMSSGNMAPHELEGLFDMELNGIKEELEHPSHAVAKVADGMPAMGIVAAVLGIVITMSILASADNAQIGEKVGTALVGTFLGILASYGFFGPLADALGHDAKEELNLYEAIKATLVASASGMPPTLAVEFGRKVLFPAHRPSFSELEQAMRGS
- a CDS encoding HPP family protein → MPAPHTPPASPWARLRSLLGWGKDATSHLEKYLATLGALIGIGLIYAVTHWLLPSEAALWVVASMGASAVLLFVVPHGALSQPWAVIGGHGLSAAVGVACQMLLPDSPFTPALAVALAILVMQYARCIHPPGGATALSAVIGGQAVHDLGFAFVLSPVLLNAAVMLLVAVLFNCLFPWRRYPAALARQPAPISNPGGLSPEDFYHALRQVDSYIDIRFDDLLEIVQLAQQHAQAQRLEAADIVLGACYSNGQPGNAWAVRQVIDAGKPGRGMRDQVIYKVLAGAGQGNTGVCRRQDMAAWASSAVLRVDDGWVRVSPGESVAGLPTNT
- a CDS encoding rhodanese-like domain-containing protein → MSAFSALPLVIEPHDLAARLTTPELILVDLSPAARYAEGHIPGARWIDSKRTQFGQPPAPGLAPEQAQLENLFGELGHGPDAVYVVYDDEGGGWAGRFIWLLDVIGHHRYHFLNGGLRAWLGDGLALSHDVPPAASAPVSLTLSDAPTATREYLQSRLGAADLAIWDARAPAEYSGEKVLSAKGGHIPGAVNFEWTAGMDPQRSLRIRADMADVLAQLGITPDKEVITHCQTHRRSGFTYLAAKALGYPRVKAYAGSWSEWGNLADTPVEH
- a CDS encoding HDOD domain-containing protein gives rise to the protein MNSPKTAPQTLEAWLKQLDGVRLPVAASQQELVRRNLVDSRRSLRDISDVVQNSPAIALTLMRAANRSSSGFSEPAESLEMALNRLGLKRAEAIVMQMPALADDDMPPALAQLQLISLHAAQQASGLFAARLARLWQEIHWSSLLFLAPLWPLVYARPELLGIWEQRVLAKGEPAARVERELLGVSLIQLGLALAQHWRLPEWIAQGYCLLAEDRRLLVKALHIAHDNEHPLHQQQMLDDDPHLRRWLTHPGNSILLANGLAVSAHHNWSCPHTLRWQRLTGLYLQVPLGEVQQLIHQQAAQSARQHAAPSLWHPAIALLWPWDACRLRLPPATVEAKAEPNEWKEQCSRLLAPTTPFANVIQLTDCARTALVASGMPRVLLLLADRNHTRLIAQQAAGLPDGAAQLRLDPTHSQVLRKLLAQPGQLRMTPANIAQFSPLLPGQLKTLFPSEHLLLRSLASNERVVMLLVADQNGAPISDQQLQVFGKTVQCIERGLATFARRGG
- a CDS encoding molecular chaperone; translated protein: MDKQSPHLHLRVPVPDKQGLSFCDASPRDLKRWIAGLPKANIGETARQLYQSLVELNQLKTPTENRLQLLELLRPEVYFVCRHLERHFLNQSIVLDERPRKVANLCQALQNHLAIGYKLIVAREVPRFGKDRAQVLTIALQRASHALYGPLIRASQLYCPVPEGLWLELHQLNRIARQFSLQRTQVVDSQSSCKSLSQEQTYLAALLLGCARCNQMRQSGIARLAEALEGWSAMASLQPADQPQSLFVVAPQQDGPPRYKSLYKDSDLHNLIGLDPHVLVDAIKEHLLLPAESRDPQRLTVPDGMSLDLLQHLSSAWGDISERTFQRSVGRGSLTLCIGMSAVHFFLAGQKNFNDVLKRPEETKAAVFKPINKDEPDIWSGAFDAQAVNNWENGLPFEEIQFRRPNANAEEDLANKAETYPLYELPIINHSPGGYCLSWQKDVPTQMQAGELLGIQDAPNQAWSVAVVRWIRQVRGGGTQMGIELIAPQAQPCGLQLVRKSEQNSHYLRALLLPAISAISRPATLLTPRLPFQESNKVSINLNGQELRAILSRRQTSTGSFSQFEYRKLDDETPTSGTSVTAPSSPAKGGEEDFDSLWKSL